Within Caproicibacterium argilliputei, the genomic segment CTCCATTTTGGAGCAACTGCGGCGGCAGGGCGCGCGCATTGCCGCCACCACGCATTATGCGGAGTTGAAAGCGTATGCGCTGGACACACCCGGCGTGCAGAACGGCTCCTGCGAGTTTGACGTGGCAACCCTGCGGCCGACTTACCGGCTGCTCATCGGGGTGCCGGGGCGCAGCAATGCATTTGCCATTTCCCGCAGGCTTGGCATGGCAGAAGCGGTGGTTGTGCACGCACAGTCGCTGGTTTCCACGGAAAGCACGCGCTTTGAAAGCGTGGTGGGGCAGCTGGAAGAAAGCCGCCGCGCTTTGGAAGACGAGCGCGAAGAAGCGCGCAGAGACTTGGAGGAAGCACGGAAGGCTCTGGCTGACGCACAAGCAAAGCAGGAGGAAATCCGGCGGAACGCGCAAAAGGAAATGGAACGTGCGCGCGAGCAGGCCAGTATGCTGGTTTCCCGCACGCGCGGGCAGGCGGATGCGCTGCTGAACGAACTGGAAGAACTCAAAAAGCAGAAAAACCGGCAGCTGACAGCGGAGCAGAAAGCAAAGCTGAACGCCGGTCTGCGCCAGATGGAAAATACAGCCGACCCGGTCAGCCGGAACCGGCGGGACAGCGGCTACCGCCTGCCGCGTCCGCTGCGCGCGGGCGACACGGTCAAACTGGTGGATCTGGACAAGCAGGCCACGGTTTTAGAAGTGGACAAAGACGGCAAGCATGCGCTGGTGCAGGCGGGCGTTATCAAGACGCGCGCAGCGGTTTCTAATCTGCAGCTGGTGACAAATGCCGAAAAGCGGCGCGAGGAGCGCCGCCGCACACGCACGGTGACGAAGCAGTTTGCCAACGCACCGGCACACGCGGAGCTGGATCTGCGCGGCCAGACCGCCGACGAAGCGCTTGCCAATGTGGATTTGTTTTTGGACAATGCAGTCAGAAGCAATTTGACGCAGGTGACGATTATTCACGGAAAGGGTACCGGTGTGCTGCGCAAGGCGGTGCAGGAGCACCTGAAGCGCCACTCCAGCGTAAAAGCCTACCGGCTTGGTACCTACGGCGAGGGCGAAAGCGGCGTAACGATTGCAGAATTAAAGTAAGAAAGGCCGGAGCGGCTGCTCCGGCTTTTTGTTTTCAAGCGAGGTACTCTTCCAGACAAATGCCTTTTTCGTGAATTTCTTTTGCGGCTTCTTTGCCGACATAGCGGTAGTGCCACGGCTCATAAATAATGCCGGTGATGGATTCCTTACCCTTGGGGTAGCGCAGGATGAAACCGTATTGGTAGGCATTGTTCATCAGCCACTGTCCCTCCGGGGTGTCGCCGAACGCTTCGTCACAGCGCTGATCGGTCAAACAGCCGAAATCCACCGCAAGTCCCAGGTTGTGTTCACTGGTGCCGGGCTTGGCTACAATGGTGGCGGCTTCTTCTGCCGCGTTGGAGGAACCCTGTGCCTGCACTTTGCGGATTTCCGTTTGGTACAGCGTGGTCTGTTTGCTGATGCTGCGGTAGCCGGAGCAGAGAATCAGCCGATTGCCGCTGCTGCTGCAGGCATCAAGCAGGCTTTGCAGCTCGCCCGCCGCACGTATGTCAAAACGCACATTGCCCACAGGGCTGGTTTCAACGGTGAAGTTTTCGGGCAGCGGATGCGAGGCATTCACCAACCGCAGCTTCCAGGAACTTTTGTCAACGGTGGAGGAAGAAACAGCCGAATTTTTGGAAGCGGGTGTGGCAGCCGACGCCGCCGCCGGTACGGCAGTCTGAAACGGCTCCAAAAGCATATGCGTGCCGAGTACCGCAGCACAGCTGATGCCGATGGCGGCCAGCAAAAAGAGAATGTGTCCGCGCCGCTTCCTCCTTCTATAGAAATCCTTATAATGAATGGTTACTTTTGACTTGTTGTGTCTGTATGCTGCCATAATCATACTCCTTCATCCAGATAGACTTATTATAGCATCTTTCACTTGCGCGTGTACTGTTTTTTTTAAGAAATGCATATAGTGCAGTAACAGCAAAATGGGAGGTGAAACTGTGA encodes:
- a CDS encoding M15 family metallopeptidase, with the translated sequence MAAYRHNKSKVTIHYKDFYRRRKRRGHILFLLAAIGISCAAVLGTHMLLEPFQTAVPAAASAATPASKNSAVSSSTVDKSSWKLRLVNASHPLPENFTVETSPVGNVRFDIRAAGELQSLLDACSSSGNRLILCSGYRSISKQTTLYQTEIRKVQAQGSSNAAEEAATIVAKPGTSEHNLGLAVDFGCLTDQRCDEAFGDTPEGQWLMNNAYQYGFILRYPKGKESITGIIYEPWHYRYVGKEAAKEIHEKGICLEEYLA